In one window of Skermanella rosea DNA:
- a CDS encoding PepSY domain-containing protein gives MKKPVLLGTATLALALLAGPASAGPNCTKEPRDKWLSEADMKQRIAEMGYRDIRTFKTTSGNCYEIYGYDKDGRKAEVYFDPIDARIVKAEVDD, from the coding sequence ATGAAGAAGCCCGTCCTGCTTGGCACCGCCACGCTCGCCCTTGCCCTGCTGGCCGGCCCGGCATCGGCCGGTCCGAACTGCACCAAGGAACCCAGGGACAAGTGGCTTTCCGAAGCGGACATGAAGCAGAGGATCGCCGAGATGGGGTACCGGGACATCCGGACCTTCAAGACCACCAGCGGCAACTGCTACGAGATCTATGGCTACGACAAGGACGGCCGCAAGGCGGAAGTCTATTTCGATCCGATCGATGCCAGGATCGTCAAGGCGG
- the kynU gene encoding kynureninase has product MPEIDLAACEALDAADPLARFRDRFALPDGVIYLDGNSLGALPRATAARVASVVEAEWGRDLIGSWTAHHWIDLPRRVGDKIARLVGAGPGEVRVADSTSVNLFKLMAAALRLRPGRRVILSEPDNFPTDLYIAQGLVDLLGQGHELRLAGPDELVDTIDGDVALVSLTHVNYRSGRIHDMADVTRRAQAAGALTLWDLAHSAGAVPVDLNGCDADFAVGCGYKYLNGGPGAPAFLFAAARHHDTLAPPLSGWMGHAAPFAFDGHYRPADGLDRMLVGTPPVISLAALEVGVDLMLEADMATLRPKSMALGTLFADLVSARCGTHGFRLASPADPSERGSQVCFAHGQGYAIVQALIRRGVIGDFRAPDILRFGFAPLYVGYADVWRAVEHLRAVMESGEWDRPEFHRRAAVT; this is encoded by the coding sequence ATGCCGGAGATCGATCTCGCCGCCTGCGAGGCGCTTGACGCCGCCGACCCGCTGGCCCGGTTCCGCGACCGCTTCGCCCTGCCCGACGGCGTCATCTACCTGGACGGCAACTCTCTGGGCGCCCTGCCCCGGGCGACGGCGGCGCGGGTCGCCTCCGTGGTCGAGGCCGAGTGGGGCCGCGACCTGATCGGAAGCTGGACCGCCCACCACTGGATCGACCTGCCGCGGCGCGTCGGCGACAAGATCGCGCGGCTGGTCGGCGCCGGCCCCGGCGAGGTCAGGGTCGCCGATTCGACCTCGGTCAACCTGTTCAAGCTGATGGCGGCGGCCCTGCGGCTCCGTCCCGGCCGCCGGGTCATCCTGTCCGAACCGGACAATTTCCCGACCGACCTCTACATCGCGCAAGGTCTGGTCGATCTTCTCGGCCAGGGTCACGAGCTGCGGCTGGCCGGGCCGGACGAGCTGGTGGACACGATCGACGGTGACGTGGCGCTGGTTTCCCTGACCCACGTGAATTATCGCAGCGGCCGGATCCACGACATGGCCGACGTGACCCGCCGGGCGCAGGCCGCCGGCGCGCTGACATTGTGGGACCTCGCCCACAGCGCCGGCGCCGTGCCGGTCGACCTCAACGGCTGCGACGCCGATTTCGCGGTCGGCTGCGGCTACAAGTACCTGAACGGCGGCCCCGGCGCGCCGGCCTTCCTGTTCGCCGCCGCCCGCCACCACGACACCCTGGCCCCGCCGCTGTCGGGCTGGATGGGCCACGCCGCCCCCTTCGCCTTCGACGGGCACTATCGCCCCGCCGATGGCCTGGACCGGATGCTGGTCGGCACGCCGCCGGTGATCAGCCTGGCCGCGCTGGAGGTCGGGGTGGACCTGATGCTGGAGGCGGACATGGCGACGCTCCGCCCCAAGTCCATGGCGCTCGGCACCCTGTTCGCCGACCTGGTCTCCGCCCGCTGCGGCACCCACGGCTTCCGCCTCGCCTCTCCGGCCGACCCTTCGGAACGCGGCAGCCAGGTCTGCTTCGCCCACGGGCAGGGCTACGCCATCGTGCAGGCGCTGATCCGGCGCGGCGTGATCGGCGATTTCCGGGCGCCCGACATCCTGCGTTTCGGCTTCGCGCCGCTCTATGTCGGCTATGCCGACGTCTGGCGGGCGGTCGAGCATCTGCGCGCCGTGATGGAGAGCGGCGAATGGGACCGCCCGGAATTCCACCGCCGCGCCGCGGTCACTTGA
- a CDS encoding DUF1207 domain-containing protein → MIPSQIRRHGLASVLCLAALSGVAGGNPASAQAPDDAFIAGYAAAIVQREFGLAASKVTVSGGVVQVDAEALASSAGPRLRTALSEIPGVSDVRVREAAVPPVPAPGPVLAQPPADAPGAPATAVVAQGAEILPRNNLFEPLIADPRWPRFSASYRYYLDDPDVEHAGAVSFGETFPLYRNSLFGGRWEIGFQAAVFSIFDLNSDSMDLVNADYWVGVPVSWRRGDFSVLGRIFHQSSHLGDEYLLREEIDRSRRINLSYEAVEGLASYDINDEFRVYGGVSYLFDQEPSDLEPWGTQAGVEYESRDTYAGGLLRPVAAVDMKFREEADWDMDFSLQAGFQLESSLLAPRNIRLLAEYYNGSNPNGQFYSRKLEYIGFGINVQLD, encoded by the coding sequence GTGATTCCGTCCCAAATCCGACGCCATGGCCTGGCGTCCGTCCTCTGCCTTGCCGCCTTGTCCGGAGTCGCCGGCGGGAATCCGGCATCCGCCCAGGCGCCCGACGACGCCTTCATCGCCGGCTATGCCGCCGCGATCGTCCAGCGCGAATTCGGTCTGGCCGCGTCCAAGGTCACGGTGTCGGGCGGCGTGGTCCAGGTCGATGCCGAAGCCCTCGCCTCCTCCGCCGGTCCGCGCCTGCGCACCGCCCTGTCGGAGATTCCCGGCGTCTCCGACGTGAGGGTGCGCGAGGCGGCCGTGCCGCCCGTGCCCGCGCCGGGACCCGTGCTGGCACAGCCGCCGGCCGACGCTCCCGGCGCCCCGGCCACCGCGGTCGTGGCGCAGGGCGCGGAGATCCTGCCGCGCAACAACCTGTTCGAACCGCTGATCGCCGATCCCCGCTGGCCGCGTTTCTCGGCCAGCTACCGGTACTACCTGGACGATCCGGACGTGGAGCATGCCGGCGCGGTCAGCTTCGGCGAGACCTTTCCCCTGTACCGCAACAGCCTGTTCGGCGGGCGCTGGGAGATCGGTTTCCAGGCCGCCGTCTTCTCGATCTTCGACCTGAACAGCGACAGCATGGACCTGGTGAACGCGGACTACTGGGTCGGCGTCCCGGTGTCGTGGCGGCGGGGCGATTTCTCGGTCCTCGGGCGGATCTTCCACCAGAGCTCCCACCTGGGCGACGAATATCTGCTGCGCGAGGAAATCGACCGGTCCCGGCGCATCAACCTGAGCTACGAGGCTGTCGAGGGGTTGGCCTCCTACGACATCAACGACGAGTTCCGGGTCTATGGCGGGGTCAGCTACCTGTTCGACCAGGAGCCGTCGGACCTGGAGCCCTGGGGCACCCAGGCCGGCGTGGAGTACGAGAGCCGGGACACCTATGCCGGCGGCCTGCTGCGCCCGGTGGCCGCGGTGGACATGAAGTTCCGCGAGGAGGCGGACTGGGACATGGACTTCTCGCTCCAGGCGGGTTTCCAGCTCGAAAGCTCCTTGCTGGCACCCCGGAACATCCGGCTGCTGGCGGAATACTACAACGGCTCGAACCCCAACGGGCAGTTCTACTCCCGCAAGCTGGAGTATATCGGGTTCGGCATCAACGTTCAGCTCGACTGA
- a CDS encoding group III truncated hemoglobin — translation MRFDSITEEAIVTLVDRFYARIRDDAELGPVFERVVDGQWDRHLGTMYRFWSSVMLKTGTYHGSPMQAHMRIPGIKAELFARWLSLFEETVAELFEPPQADRFLERARRIAESLQLGLFFRPGAAAVLSA, via the coding sequence ATGAGGTTCGACAGCATCACCGAAGAGGCCATCGTCACCCTGGTGGACCGCTTCTACGCGCGCATCCGCGACGACGCGGAACTCGGCCCGGTGTTCGAGCGGGTCGTGGACGGCCAATGGGACCGGCATCTCGGGACGATGTATCGGTTCTGGTCCTCGGTCATGCTGAAGACCGGGACCTACCATGGCAGCCCGATGCAGGCCCACATGCGCATTCCCGGGATCAAGGCGGAGTTGTTCGCCCGGTGGCTGTCCCTGTTCGAGGAGACCGTCGCCGAGCTGTTCGAGCCGCCGCAGGCCGACCGCTTCCTGGAGCGGGCGAGGCGCATCGCGGAGAGCCTGCAGCTGGGCCTGTTCTTCCGGCCGGGTGCCGCGGCGGTCCTTTCCGCCTGA
- the kynA gene encoding tryptophan 2,3-dioxygenase, which produces MEDSDHGESGAHTDFSGAMSYGDYLRLDPLLACQQPVSDQHDEMLFIVIHQATELWLKLAIHELQATIAGLERDDLQPAFKNLARVSRIQSQLIQSWDILSTLTPADYLKFRDRLGQSSGFQSHQYRMMEFLLGNKRASMLAPHRHREDLHAGLKAALEGPSLYDATVRLLARRGFAISREVLDRDLSTPHRSDPTVLSAWLEVYRNTRQHWDLYQLGEELVDLEDWFQQWRFRHMTTVKRIIGFKRGTGGTAGVGYLRRALDMTFFPELWEVRTELN; this is translated from the coding sequence ATGGAAGATTCCGACCACGGGGAATCGGGCGCCCACACCGATTTCAGCGGCGCCATGAGCTACGGCGACTATCTCAGGCTCGATCCCCTGCTGGCCTGCCAGCAGCCGGTGTCCGACCAGCATGACGAGATGCTGTTCATCGTCATCCATCAGGCGACCGAGCTGTGGCTGAAGCTGGCGATCCACGAGCTTCAGGCCACCATCGCCGGGCTGGAGCGCGACGATCTCCAGCCGGCCTTCAAGAACCTCGCGCGGGTCTCGCGGATCCAGAGCCAGCTGATCCAGTCCTGGGACATCCTGTCCACCCTGACCCCGGCCGACTACCTGAAGTTCCGCGACCGGCTCGGCCAGTCCTCGGGTTTCCAGTCGCACCAGTACCGCATGATGGAATTCCTGCTCGGCAACAAGCGCGCCTCGATGCTGGCGCCCCACCGCCACCGCGAGGACCTGCATGCCGGCCTCAAGGCGGCGCTCGAAGGCCCCAGCCTGTACGACGCCACGGTCCGGCTGCTGGCCCGGCGCGGTTTCGCCATATCCCGGGAGGTCCTGGACCGGGACCTCTCGACCCCCCACCGCAGCGATCCCACCGTGCTGTCGGCCTGGCTGGAGGTCTATCGCAACACCCGGCAGCACTGGGACCTCTACCAGCTTGGCGAGGAGCTGGTCGACCTGGAGGACTGGTTCCAGCAATGGCGGTTCCGCCACATGACCACGGTGAAGCGGATCATCGGCTTCAAGCGCGGCACCGGCGGCACCGCCGGCGTCGGCTATCTCCGCCGCGCACTCGACATGACGTTCTTCCCGGAACTGTGGGAGGTGCGGACCGAATTGAATTAG
- a CDS encoding DJ-1/PfpI family protein, translated as MDQPLAGKTIAILVANGFEETEMTEPQRALLKTGASLKVISPEQGLVNGWHGKAWGHYFPVDQQIAEVLAADFDMLILPGGERSVAKLAGNPHVRRIIGSFMDGGKPVAAIDDGVSLLAVAQKVKGRTVTASETVRESLEAAGAVWSEEPITLDKALVTADGLDSLPAFVDQLVKSFTDAAQVKKAA; from the coding sequence ATGGATCAGCCGCTCGCGGGTAAGACCATCGCCATCCTGGTGGCTAACGGTTTCGAAGAAACCGAAATGACCGAGCCCCAGCGCGCCCTGCTCAAGACCGGTGCCAGCCTTAAGGTGATTTCGCCTGAGCAGGGTCTGGTGAACGGTTGGCATGGCAAGGCCTGGGGGCATTATTTCCCGGTCGATCAGCAGATCGCCGAGGTTCTGGCAGCCGATTTCGACATGCTGATCCTGCCCGGCGGCGAGCGCAGCGTCGCGAAGCTGGCCGGAAATCCGCATGTCCGCCGGATCATCGGCAGCTTCATGGACGGCGGCAAGCCGGTCGCGGCGATCGACGACGGCGTCAGCCTCCTGGCCGTGGCCCAAAAGGTCAAGGGCCGCACCGTCACCGCCTCGGAGACGGTCCGCGAGTCCCTGGAAGCCGCCGGCGCCGTGTGGAGCGAGGAGCCGATCACCCTCGACAAGGCCCTGGTCACCGCCGACGGCCTCGACAGCCTGCCGGCCTTCGTCGACCAGCTCGTCAAGTCGTTCACGGACGCCGCCCAGGTCAAGAAGGCCGCCTGA